Proteins encoded in a region of the Balaenoptera ricei isolate mBalRic1 chromosome 19, mBalRic1.hap2, whole genome shotgun sequence genome:
- the LOC132353588 gene encoding guanine nucleotide-binding protein G(o) subunit alpha-like — MHESLMLFDSICNNKFFIDTSIILFLNKKDLFGEKIKKSPLTICFPEYTGPNTYEDAAAYIQAQFESKNRSPNKEIYCHMTCATDTNNIQVVFDAVTDIIIANNLRGCGLY, encoded by the exons ATGCACGAGTCTCTCATGCTCTTCGACTCCATCTGTAACAACAAGTTCTTCATCGATACCTCCATCATTCTCTTCCTCAACAAGAAAGATCTCTTTGGTGAGAAGATCAAGAAGTCACCTCTGACCATCTGCTTTCCTGAGTACACAG GCCCCAACACCTATGAAGATGCCGCCGCCTACATCCAAGCACAATTTGAAAGCAAAAACCGCTCACCCAACAAAGAAATTTATTGTCACATGACTTGTGCCACAGACACGAATAATATCCAGGTGGTATTCGACGCCGTCACTGACATCATCATTGCCAACAACCTCCGGGGCTGCGGCTTGTACTGA